Proteins encoded by one window of Nitrincola iocasae:
- a CDS encoding RES domain-containing protein yields MEGTAPAVKLNTEHTVFTVGYKTDKGIQLQQPPLSAFTAALRHRTEYSRTQALGTDMREAGVEAFEYLSARSARDELCAALFTPAAFTDQAPQSRDNWFCELTQEQVTFKAMGSQQTFNFYLEEFSVNGLFPMPAPSAPRNPV; encoded by the coding sequence ATGGAAGGAACGGCACCAGCAGTAAAATTGAATACCGAGCATACGGTGTTCACAGTGGGTTATAAGACCGATAAAGGTATCCAGCTTCAACAGCCACCCTTGAGTGCATTCACGGCAGCATTGCGTCACCGCACTGAGTATTCTCGGACTCAAGCATTAGGTACCGACATGAGAGAAGCTGGGGTAGAAGCCTTTGAATATCTATCGGCCCGCTCAGCTCGTGATGAACTGTGCGCAGCCCTCTTTACACCCGCCGCATTCACTGACCAGGCGCCGCAATCCAGAGACAACTGGTTTTGTGAACTAACCCAGGAACAGGTAACCTTTAAAGCGATGGGTTCCCAACAGACTTTCAACTTTTATCTGGAGGAGTTCTCTGTTAACGGGCTGTTTCCTATGCCAGCCCCATCCGCACCACGGAACCCGGTATGA
- a CDS encoding DUF2442 domain-containing protein, whose product MVKILSEFSRYNRGLIMHPSVRSVTPLENYLLSVEFANGEQGILDMKPYLDFGVFKRLTEHNSFNQVRVSFDTIE is encoded by the coding sequence ATGGTGAAGATCCTTTCAGAATTCAGCCGCTACAATAGAGGTTTAATCATGCATCCATCTGTTAGAAGCGTCACGCCGCTTGAGAATTATCTACTATCAGTAGAGTTTGCCAACGGTGAGCAGGGTATCTTAGACATGAAGCCCTACTTGGATTTTGGGGTCTTCAAACGACTTACAGAGCACAATTCATTCAATCAGGTTCGTGTGTCTTTCGACACCATAGAGTAG
- a CDS encoding LysE family translocator, whose product MNYIDMLVLFVVMLVLALVPSSSVALVVARSSTAGFLNGAAVAFGILVGDLIFVFLAILGMAALAETMGSFFLILRYMASAYLIWLGISLLRSNTRVQVSTGRSASTLSASFFSGLIITLGDIKAIFFYASLFPAFVDLTTIATSDIATIIVLTVVAVGGVKLGYAYFASRILSWTKGRAPGVVKKTAGGFMVGAGTYLMVKA is encoded by the coding sequence ATGAATTATATTGATATGCTTGTGCTGTTTGTCGTGATGCTGGTATTGGCACTTGTGCCCAGCAGCAGTGTAGCCCTGGTGGTGGCTCGATCTTCGACAGCCGGATTCTTGAACGGTGCTGCTGTGGCATTCGGCATTCTGGTTGGTGACCTTATTTTTGTATTTTTGGCCATTTTGGGCATGGCAGCATTAGCTGAAACAATGGGTAGTTTTTTCCTGATCTTGAGGTATATGGCGAGTGCGTATTTAATCTGGCTGGGTATCAGCCTGCTGAGGTCCAATACTAGAGTACAGGTCTCCACTGGCCGCTCAGCTTCAACACTATCAGCCAGCTTTTTCTCTGGTCTAATCATTACTCTCGGTGATATAAAAGCCATTTTTTTCTATGCAAGCTTGTTTCCTGCATTTGTCGATCTGACGACTATCGCTACGTCAGACATTGCAACGATTATTGTGTTGACTGTCGTTGCAGTCGGCGGTGTTAAACTGGGTTATGCTTATTTCGCCAGCAGGATTCTGTCCTGGACTAAGGGCAGAGCACCAGGCGTTGTTAAAAAGACCGCTGGCGGTTTTATGGTTGGTGCAGGCACATACCTTATGGTAAAAGCCTAA